In Cystobacter fuscus DSM 2262, a single window of DNA contains:
- a CDS encoding CBS domain-containing protein produces the protein MKTLKDVMTREEEVLEPRATLRQAAEMMRRLDADSLPVCENGKLVGLVTDRDLVVRGVAMGHDVDASRVSSVMSEDVEGLSPDIPVEEAMRRMEDSALDRLWVVDEERHLLGHASRSVLFPDVPHAPTPRELEEFFGSGASWH, from the coding sequence ATGAAGACCCTCAAGGACGTGATGACGCGCGAAGAAGAAGTGCTCGAGCCCCGCGCCACCCTGCGCCAGGCCGCGGAGATGATGCGCCGGCTCGACGCCGACAGCCTCCCGGTCTGCGAGAACGGCAAGCTGGTGGGGCTGGTGACGGACCGGGATCTCGTGGTGCGCGGCGTCGCCATGGGACACGACGTGGATGCCTCCCGGGTGTCCTCCGTGATGAGCGAGGACGTCGAGGGACTCTCCCCCGACATCCCCGTGGAGGAGGCCATGCGGAGGATGGAGGACTCGGCCCTGGACAGACTGTGGGTCGTGGACGAGGAGCGCCACCTGCTCGGCCACGCGTCCCGGAGCGTGCTCTTCCCCGACGTGCCCCATGCCCCCACGCCGCGCGAGCTGGAGGAGTTCTTCGGCTCCGGGGCCTCGTGGCACTGA